The following are encoded together in the Chanodichthys erythropterus isolate Z2021 chromosome 16, ASM2448905v1, whole genome shotgun sequence genome:
- the LOC137002853 gene encoding interferon-induced protein 44-like isoform X2, with protein sequence MELIRNHKPIMASVSRVRILMIGPIGAGKSSFFNSINSIFMGHVTNKAMSGSAGTSVTTKFRTYPVKDGRGRKPLPFVLCDTMGLEEQSGAGLDIEDISSIVQGHVPDRYKFNPKAPFQPDKVSKPASLQEKIHCAVYVIDATKISLMSDQLEEKLSSVRSQLNSVEIPQMVVMTKVDETCPHVQNDLENIYASSYIKMKVQEVSSRLGVPVSCVLPVKNYSQELELELKCDILLLSAIKQMLRSADDYLDDVVDSI encoded by the exons ATGGAATTGATCAGGAATCATAAACCCATAATGGCGTCTGTGAGTCGGGTCAGAATCCTAATGATTGGTCCTATAGGTGCTGGAAAATCCAGTTTCTTCAACTCCATCAACTCCATCTTCATGGGTCATGTGACCAACAAAGCAATGTCAGGATCTGCAGGCACTAGTGTCACCACAAAG TTTCGCACATACCCAGTGAAGGATGGTCGTGGGAGAAAGCCATTGCCATTTGTGTTGTGTGACACCATGGGACTTGAGGAGCAATCAGGTGCAGGGCTGGATATTGAGGACATCAGCAGCATTGTTCAAGGTCACGTACCAGACCGCTATAAA TTCAACCCCAAAGCTCCATTTCAACCGGATAAGGTCTCCAAACCTGCATCTTTACAAGAGAAGATCCACTGTGCGGTGTACGTAATAGACGCCACAAAAATCTCCCTCATGTCCGACCAACTAGAGGAAAAACTCAGTTCTGTACGTAGTCAATTGAACTCAGTTG AGATTCCTCAGATGGTCGTGATGACAAAAGTAGATGAAACATGTCCTCATGTACAGAATGACCTTGAAAATATTTATGCAAGTTCCTATATCAAGATGAAG GTGCAGGAGGTGAGCTCTCGGTTGGGTGTTCCGGTGTCTTGTGTGTTACCGGTGAAGAACTACAGCCAGGAGCTGGAGCTGGAGCTTAAATGTGATATTCTGCTTCTCTCCGCTATAAAGCAGATGCTTCGTTCTGCAGACGACTATCTGGATGATGTTGTTGATTCCATTTAG
- the ube2wa gene encoding probable ubiquitin-conjugating enzyme E2 W-A isoform X2 codes for MASMQKRLQKELMALQSDPPPGMTLNERSVQNTITEWLIDMEGAQGTLYEGEKFQLLFKFSGRYPFDSPQVMFTGENIPIHPHVYSNGHICLSILTEDWSPALSVQSVCLSIISMLSSCKEKRRPPDNSFYVKTCNKNPKKTKWWYHDDTC; via the exons ATGGCGTCTATGCAG AAGCGATTACAAAAGGAGTTGATGGCATTGCAAAGTGATCCACCTCCTGGAATGACACTAAATGAGAGAAGTGTCCAGAACACAATCACTGA GTGGTTAATAGATATGGAAGGTGCTCAAGGTACTCTTTATGAAGGGGAGAAGTTTCAACTCCTGTTCAAATTCAGTGGTCGATATCCTTTTGATTCACCTCAG GTAATGTTCACTGGAGAGAATATACCCATCCATCCGCACGTCTATAGCAACGGTCACATCTGTTTATCTATTTTAACGGAAGACTGGTCACCAGCTCTCTCTGTGCAGTCTGTTTGTTTAAGCATTATCAGCATGCTGTCAAGCTGCAAAGAAAAG AGACGTCCTCCAGATAACTCATTTTATGTAAAGACATGTAATAAGAATCCAAAGAAAACTAAGTGGTGGTATCATG ATGATACATGCTAG
- the elocb gene encoding elongin C paralog b, which produces MDGEEKTYGGCEGPDAMYVKLISSDGHEFIVKREHALTSGTIKAMLSGPGQFAENETNEVNFREIPSHVLSKVCMYFTYKVRYTNSSTEIPEFPIAPEIALELLMAANFLDC; this is translated from the exons ATGG atgGAGAAGAAAAAACCTATGGTGGCTGTGAAGGGCCAGATGCCATGTATGTGAAATTGATTTCCTCTGATGGCCATGAGTTTATTGTGAAGCGAGAACATGCTCTGACATCTGGAACAATCAAAGCTATGCTTAGTGGTCCTG GCCAGTTTGCTGAGAATGAAACAAATGAAGTCAACTTTCGAGAGATCCCATCTCACGTTCTTTCTAAAGTGTGCATGTACTTCACATACAAAGTCCGCTATACTAATAGTTCAACAGAAATCCCTGAATTTCCTATTGCACCAGAGATAGCGCTGGAGCTTCTGATGGCTGCAAACTTCTTAGAttgttaa
- the ube2wa gene encoding probable ubiquitin-conjugating enzyme E2 W-A isoform X1, whose translation MVLEHPPFCHDLLALLNSQEGFLNEEAARFIMTQTTMATHMCCRCGVFHSDIKLENLLINTEQLEVKLIDFGCVDLPQESTYDLFCGTEEYCPPECYTNITLNQLLCGFWECCYSCCCADAFQNPTTWRRFMMASGPSLTCQTVQCNNPLSQPTLGRALLAAPEVHVEAA comes from the exons ATGGTCTTGGAGCATCCCCCATTCTGCCATGATCTGCTGGCTCTTTTGAACAGTCAGGAAGGCTTCCTCAATGAGGAAGCAGCACGATTTATAATGACACAGACAACAATGGCCACTCACATGTGCTGTCGCTGTGGAGTTTTCCACAGCGACATTAAACTGGAGAACCTGCTGATCAACACAGAACAACTTGAGGTCAAACTGATCGATTTCGGGTGTGTAGATCTCCCGCAAGAATCCACCTATGACCTCTTCTGTG GCACAGAGGAGTACTGCCCACCTGAGTGCTACACAAATATCACGTTAAACCAGCTACTGTGTGGTTTCTGGGAGTGCTGTTATTCGTGTTGTTGTGCAGACGCTTTCCAGAACCCAACGACCTGGAGAAGATTTATGATGGCATCTGGTCCGAGCCTGACTTGTCAAACGGTGCAGTGCAACAATCCCCTGTCACAGCCGACTTTAGGCAGAGCTCTCTTGGCCGCCCCAGAAGTTCATGTGGAAGCTGCCTAA
- the tmem70 gene encoding transmembrane protein 70, mitochondrial — protein sequence MYQIGILHGLRRLSKNQEQIIRKIQVGVRPASLSNGNICHTHAVVLKGQDNLLHVNRRSFLKAHAKKVQPYRAVRWYTSLPEDGELIYTGNLGKAVLGVKFFSYSSSMFSLCVMPYVLLKTGIGVNSLALQVAFCGFIGFFTFLTPVLLHLITKGYVVRLYHNKETDMYTAITYSALLVEKRTVFHQSDVIIPAVSRMFTSFYAKKHSMLVNPMLFALPHDYNHLMGYDRPFSFDTDDLNKPDKS from the exons ATGTATCAGATTGGGATTTTACATGGGTTGCGGCGTCTGTCAAAAAACCAAGAACAGATCATCAGGAAAATCCAAGTTGGTGTTCGTCCGGCATCACTCAGCAATGGGAATATTTGCCACACTCATGCTGTAGTTTTAAAGGGGCAGGATAATTTGCTGCACGTGAACCGAAGGTCATTTTTAAAAGCCCATGCGAAAAAG GTTCAACCATATCGTGCTGTTAGATGGTATACATCCTTACCTGAAGATGGAGAATTAATCTACACAGGCAACCTGGGAAAAGCCGTCCTCG gTGTTAAGTTTTTCTCCTACTCCAGCAGTATGTTTAGTCTCTGTGTGATGCCATATGTCCTCTTGAAAACAGGCATTGGTGTGAACAGCTTGGCCCTGCAAGTGGCTTTTTGTGGCTTCATAGGTTTCTTCACATTTCTGACTCCTGTTCTCCTCCACTTGATCACCAAAGGCTATGTAGTACGCCTGTACCACAACAAGGAGACAGACATGTACACAGCCATCACTTACAGCGCTCTTCTAGTGGAGAAACGAACTGTTTTCCATCAGAGTGATGTCATTATCCCTGCTGTGAGCAGGATGTTCACTAGTTTTTATGCCAAGAAACATTCGATGTTGGTCAACCCAATGCTTTTTGCTCTGCCCCACGACTACAACCACCTCATGGGTTACGACCGGCCCTTTTCCTTTGACACGGATGACTTGAACAAACCAGATAAAAGTTAA
- the LOC137002853 gene encoding interferon-induced protein 44-like isoform X1 has product MAPIASDLPEEKRKQLCALLGNVELTLLYKASVHGYNASAFHQRCDHQGPTLLVAYNSLGCIFGGYTSVDYAQSGQQIIDVEAFLFSFRGGNPVRIQVNKYNARLDDAGGPNLNRLFFCCNNQPVVNYSPVNHSFHTFNTEQLYGNNTELTECEVYKVNQSLQVSFIEKPWRNILWTAKQREELMELIRNHKPIMASVSRVRILMIGPIGAGKSSFFNSINSIFMGHVTNKAMSGSAGTSVTTKFRTYPVKDGRGRKPLPFVLCDTMGLEEQSGAGLDIEDISSIVQGHVPDRYKFNPKAPFQPDKVSKPASLQEKIHCAVYVIDATKISLMSDQLEEKLSSVRSQLNSVEIPQMVVMTKVDETCPHVQNDLENIYASSYIKMKVQEVSSRLGVPVSCVLPVKNYSQELELELKCDILLLSAIKQMLRSADDYLDDVVDSI; this is encoded by the exons ATGGCTCCTATCGCTTCTGATTTaccagaggagaagagaaagcAACTCTGTGCCTTGCTGGGGAATGTGGAACTGACTCTTCTCTACAAAGCTTCAGTTCATGGATATAATGCTTCTGCCTTCCACCAGCGATGTGACCATCAGGGCCCCACTTTACTTGTAGCCTACAACAGTTTAGGCTGCATCTTTGGTGGATACACTAGTGTAGATTATGCTCAAAGTGGCCAGCAAATTATAGATGTTGAAGCTTTTCTGTTTAGTTTTCGAGGTGGAAACCCTGTTCGCATTCAAGTTAACAAATATAATGCACGTCTTGATGACGCTGGAGGACCAAACTTAAACCGATTGTTCTTTTGCTGTAACAACCAACCAGTTGTAAATTACAGCCCAGTGAATCATTCGTTTCATACATTCAATACTGAACAGTTGTATGGGAATAACACTGAGCTGACTGAATGTGAGGTGTACAAAGTCAACCAGA GCCTTCAGGTCAGTTTCATAGAGAAGCCATGGAGGAATATTCTTTGGACAGCCAA ACAAAGAGAAGAGCTCATGGAATTGATCAGGAATCATAAACCCATAATGGCGTCTGTGAGTCGGGTCAGAATCCTAATGATTGGTCCTATAGGTGCTGGAAAATCCAGTTTCTTCAACTCCATCAACTCCATCTTCATGGGTCATGTGACCAACAAAGCAATGTCAGGATCTGCAGGCACTAGTGTCACCACAAAG TTTCGCACATACCCAGTGAAGGATGGTCGTGGGAGAAAGCCATTGCCATTTGTGTTGTGTGACACCATGGGACTTGAGGAGCAATCAGGTGCAGGGCTGGATATTGAGGACATCAGCAGCATTGTTCAAGGTCACGTACCAGACCGCTATAAA TTCAACCCCAAAGCTCCATTTCAACCGGATAAGGTCTCCAAACCTGCATCTTTACAAGAGAAGATCCACTGTGCGGTGTACGTAATAGACGCCACAAAAATCTCCCTCATGTCCGACCAACTAGAGGAAAAACTCAGTTCTGTACGTAGTCAATTGAACTCAGTTG AGATTCCTCAGATGGTCGTGATGACAAAAGTAGATGAAACATGTCCTCATGTACAGAATGACCTTGAAAATATTTATGCAAGTTCCTATATCAAGATGAAG GTGCAGGAGGTGAGCTCTCGGTTGGGTGTTCCGGTGTCTTGTGTGTTACCGGTGAAGAACTACAGCCAGGAGCTGGAGCTGGAGCTTAAATGTGATATTCTGCTTCTCTCCGCTATAAAGCAGATGCTTCGTTCTGCAGACGACTATCTGGATGATGTTGTTGATTCCATTTAG